ACCATCTTTACTCCTAGTTAATCTTATTTCAGGCACTACTGGTTCATCAGTTCCCTCATAAAATTGTATTATTGCAGTTTTATTTGTTGTCATAATATTCGGTTGATAATTTTTTATCTTAGGAAATATTTTTCATATTCGTTTGTAGTTATTTTATAAAACATTATTTATTAACTCTAGGATACTTTCATCATATTTTTTATCAGTTAAATCTATTATCTTTATATTATTTTTGCCAACCTTTTCATATTCATAACACTTATCGTAATAATCTAAAACTGATCTGCAAACTAAGTCCCATTTCTCATTATGAATTGATTCAAGAGCTATTTTTGTTCTTTGCGGCCCTAGTCTTTTTTTTATCCTTAGTACTGATTCTTGGAGGTCCTCTTTTTTAAATACACTATAAGTATCTATTAACTCATCTATCCTGTTAGATTCGCTCCTTATAATTTCAATTCTCCTAGAGTTTTTCATCTGATTGAAGAATTCATGAGGAATTTTACATTTACCTATATTTGCACTTTCAGCTTCTACAAAAATATTATTAGAACATTTAAAAGAATTTAATTCTTCTGCAATTATATTTTCAAATTGTTCATTTGAGGGTTGTTTTTTCATTCCTAAACCTCCAAATGTACTTCCTCTATGACAAGCAAATCCTTCAAGATCAATAGTTTGATATTTATATTTTTCAAGTAATGATAATAATCTTGTCTTCCCTGTTCCTGTTTTTCCGCCTATAACTACTAAATTCAACTTATTTGAAAAACTATCTAATACCCATCTTCTATATATTTTGTATCCACCATTAAGTGTAACTATATTTAATTTAAATTTATCTAATAACCATCCAATACTTTGTGAACGCATCCCTCCTCTAGAGCAATATATCCTAACAAATAATTCATTATTTTTATTAGGAAAAGTTGTATGAGACTCAATACTCTTGAATAAATTATCAAGAATTAATTCCATTTTTATTTCAAAAAATTTTATTCCCTCTATGACTGCTTTTTTTCTACCTTCTTTTTTGTAAATTGTACCAATTATAGATCTCTCATCATCATCAAATAGTGGAATATTAATAGAATTAGGCATGTGTCCTTTATAATATTCACTCGGGCTCCTAACATCTATAAGTGGTCCTTTAAAACATCTAAATTTCTCTAGTTCTTTTCTTTTGAAATACATGGATAGTTTTTATTTTTTAGATTGATTTTTTAAAATGAGTAACAAAGAACAGGATAACTATAGTAATGCTACTTTAGATCTTATAAAAAAATTTGTAGATTCCAATCAAAGAAAAAGAATAAATTCATTAACTCAAATAGAATCTGAAGTCGAAAATATTTTTAATCTTGGCCCATCATTGTTTGATATGTTTGATAGAGAAGGAGATGACTGGGCTGCGGGTTGGATATTACAAGTTTTAAAAAAATTTAAGCCAGAATTCTTTGAAAACTCTAAATTCAACAATTGGTTTAATACATATTCAGATATTGATATTAATTATGAAGATTTGCAATTGATGTTAGTTGAGCAAAAATTTGAAGATGCAGATAGATTAACAAGTTCCTACTTACGAAAATTAGCTGGAAAATTAGCTGAAAAAAGAGGATATGTTTTCTACAGTGAAGTTAAAAATATGTCAGGGAAAGATCTAGAAACAATAGATAGATTATGGACTATTTATTCTACTGGTAGATTTGGATTTTCAATTCAAGCAAAGATATTAAAATCAGTAGGGAAAAAATATGAATTAATGTGGCCGAAAATAGGGTGGAAAAAAGAGGGCTTATGGACTAGATATCCTGGATCTTTTTGCTGGTCATTGGATGCTCCTGATGGACATATGCCTTTAATAAATCAACTAAGAGGAGTAAGACTTATGGACTCCATCTTACGGCATCCCGCCATTTCAAATAGACACAATAATATTCTTTAAGGTATTTAATAAGTTAAAATTAAGACAGTGTAAAAATATTATTATGTCCTTCTACCGGGGCAAAAATATTTTAAAAAGATTTTTTAAAAGACCAAAAATTAACTGGTCAAACTACGAATTCGAATCATCATTACAGTTAAATGAATTTGTCGATCAATTATTAGAACCTATTAATAATTCTCAATCAAGCTATCTTATAAAACTTGGTTTACATGAAGCTCTAGTTAACGCAGTAAAACATGGAAATAAATTAGATCCTAAAAAAAATATTAGAGTAAGAAGAATAATTACTCCTAATTGGTGTGTTTGGCAAATTCAAGATCAAGGTAATGGTTTAGAAATAAAAAAAAGAGACTACAAATTACCAAAAAAAATAAGTAGTGTAAATGGCCGTGGTCTATACATTATTAATGAATGTTTTGATGATATTAGATGGAGTAGTAAAGGTAATAGGCTTCAGTTGGCTTTAAAAAGGTGATTTTTACTAGGGCAAGGTTGATCTAAGTTTATTTCTTTTAACCATTTAACACTTTCTTCTATATATTCAATAGTTTCCTTGTCATTGCAAGAAATAATTAAATGGCATAATCCAGCCGAAATTAGTTCTGCAGCTCGTTTATATTTATTTCCTTTATCTTTATGCCATTTAGAATGATCAATCTTTAATTTGTTATTAAGATTTTGAACAAGCTGAATAGTATCTTTATCCCAATAGGTCATAGGAGTTTTTTTTTACTTTACAGCAGACCATACTTTGGTCATAAAAAAGGAATTTGATTTTACATCTTTAAAACCTACATCCTCAATTTTAGAATCTATATCCTCTTTTATGTAATCACTATAAAAAGGCTCATGAAACGATTTATAGAAACTTTCCATTACGGATGTAAAGTCTGGTGAATCACTTATTTGAATTGAATCAGCTAAAACTAATATTCCGCCAGGTTCAAGAACTCTAAAAAATTCATTTAATACTTTAGCTCTAATTGTTCTAGGTAATTCATGAAATAAGTAAACACAAGAAATGCATTGGAAACTATCATTTTCAAAAGGTAATTCCTCAGCGTTACCTTTTATCAATTGAATTAAATCTCCATCTAAATCTGAAATATATCTACTTGCCTCTTTTAAGTATGAATCAGATAAATCAATGCCTGTAATTTTTTCTTTAGGAAATGCTGCTCTTAATTGTTTTAATGTTCTTCCTGATCCTGTAGCCACATCAAGTATTTTTATAGAACTTTTTTTTCTATCTCTAAAAATTTCAAGTCCTTCTTTTATTGGCTTAATTATTCTTCTTCTCATTGAGTCAGCACTACCATTGAAAAGTATCTCAACTTGAAGGTCATAAATGCTAGCTGAAAAATCTGATAAATAACCATCTGTTTGATGATGAAAATTTCTCAAGTAATATTGAGGATAATTATCTTTATCAATTGATTTTGGAAGATCATCAAAGTTTTGTTTTCTGCGTCTATCCCATGTATTAGGCATATCAAGCCAAATTTTAGGATATTGAGTTAGATATCTAAGCCATGGTTCGTCAAACAATAATTTTTTTGGATATATATTTTTTTCTGCATCATTCCAATCTTCTTCTCTTAAGATATCCATTGAATTTTGGATTTGTATTAGAAGGTCTCTATCTATATTAAAATTTTCAAGCTTTGAATCGGGAAGAATAAAGTTCATTAATCTTGAACTGATCTGCTTGTGAGCGAAACCTGCAATGCTTTTACTTTGTTGTAGCGTTTTATATGCAATTTTTGAGATAGATTCCCTAGCCATTTTTCAAATTATATATATATATTCCAACAAAAAAAAAATCAATTTGAGAATAATTTGTGATATTT
This window of the Prochlorococcus marinus XMU1410 genome carries:
- the mnmH gene encoding tRNA 2-selenouridine(34) synthase MnmH translates to MYFKRKELEKFRCFKGPLIDVRSPSEYYKGHMPNSINIPLFDDDERSIIGTIYKKEGRKKAVIEGIKFFEIKMELILDNLFKSIESHTTFPNKNNELFVRIYCSRGGMRSQSIGWLLDKFKLNIVTLNGGYKIYRRWVLDSFSNKLNLVVIGGKTGTGKTRLLSLLEKYKYQTIDLEGFACHRGSTFGGLGMKKQPSNEQFENIIAEELNSFKCSNNIFVEAESANIGKCKIPHEFFNQMKNSRRIEIIRSESNRIDELIDTYSVFKKEDLQESVLRIKKRLGPQRTKIALESIHNEKWDLVCRSVLDYYDKCYEYEKVGKNNIKIIDLTDKKYDESILELINNVL
- a CDS encoding GUN4 domain-containing protein, coding for MSNKEQDNYSNATLDLIKKFVDSNQRKRINSLTQIESEVENIFNLGPSLFDMFDREGDDWAAGWILQVLKKFKPEFFENSKFNNWFNTYSDIDINYEDLQLMLVEQKFEDADRLTSSYLRKLAGKLAEKRGYVFYSEVKNMSGKDLETIDRLWTIYSTGRFGFSIQAKILKSVGKKYELMWPKIGWKKEGLWTRYPGSFCWSLDAPDGHMPLINQLRGVRLMDSILRHPAISNRHNNIL
- a CDS encoding ATP-binding protein, yielding MSFYRGKNILKRFFKRPKINWSNYEFESSLQLNEFVDQLLEPINNSQSSYLIKLGLHEALVNAVKHGNKLDPKKNIRVRRIITPNWCVWQIQDQGNGLEIKKRDYKLPKKISSVNGRGLYIINECFDDIRWSSKGNRLQLALKR
- a CDS encoding DUF6439 family protein, which codes for MTYWDKDTIQLVQNLNNKLKIDHSKWHKDKGNKYKRAAELISAGLCHLIISCNDKETIEYIEESVKWLKEINLDQPCPSKNHLFKAN
- a CDS encoding class I SAM-dependent methyltransferase produces the protein MARESISKIAYKTLQQSKSIAGFAHKQISSRLMNFILPDSKLENFNIDRDLLIQIQNSMDILREEDWNDAEKNIYPKKLLFDEPWLRYLTQYPKIWLDMPNTWDRRRKQNFDDLPKSIDKDNYPQYYLRNFHHQTDGYLSDFSASIYDLQVEILFNGSADSMRRRIIKPIKEGLEIFRDRKKSSIKILDVATGSGRTLKQLRAAFPKEKITGIDLSDSYLKEASRYISDLDGDLIQLIKGNAEELPFENDSFQCISCVYLFHELPRTIRAKVLNEFFRVLEPGGILVLADSIQISDSPDFTSVMESFYKSFHEPFYSDYIKEDIDSKIEDVGFKDVKSNSFFMTKVWSAVK